In Stieleria varia, one genomic interval encodes:
- a CDS encoding DNA-directed RNA polymerase subunit alpha C-terminal domain-containing protein: protein MSTRIKISQAEEDARLRNERLDLSIAEMGLSVRTTNCLEETGILTVRDLLHATPKRLLGISNFGEKTLGEVYGALEELGFYRPSRQPR from the coding sequence ATGAGCACGCGAATCAAAATCAGTCAGGCGGAAGAAGACGCTCGTTTGCGTAACGAGCGATTGGACCTCAGTATCGCTGAGATGGGTTTGTCCGTACGGACGACCAATTGTTTGGAGGAAACGGGCATTCTGACCGTCCGTGACCTGTTGCATGCGACGCCAAAACGTTTGCTGGGGATCAGCAATTTTGGCGAAAAGACTCTCGGCGAAGTCTACGGAGCCTTGGAAGAGCTGGGGTTCTATCGCCCCAGCCGCCAACCACGTTGA